In Urechidicola croceus, a single window of DNA contains:
- a CDS encoding MBL fold metallo-hydrolase produces MKVEQIYTGCLAHAAYYIESNGEAAIFDPLREVQPYIDRANKDNAKIKYVFETHFHADFVSGHLDLKKKTGASIVFGPTAKPSYDAIVAEDNQIFNVGDYKVKIIHTPGHTMESTTYLLIDEDGKEHGLITGDTLFIGDVGRPDLAQHVISELTEEKLAGHLFDSLRNRIMPLNDNLIVYPNHGAGSACGKKMSDETTDTLGHQKKVNYALRADMTKDEFIKELLTGLTTPPGYFPQNVLMNIKGYDSLDKVMTRGHKPLSAEAFELVADEKRPLVLDTRDADDFAKGFIPNSINIALDGNFAQWVGEMIPDVKQEILLVTYPNKEEEAITRLSRVGYDFTIGYLEGGFETWKKAKKDIDVIKRITAKEFEELMSENSLVFDVRKVSEFESQHIINAINVPLNEINNHLQEFPKDKPFVLHCAGGYRSMIAASILKQRGWNNLVDVAGGFDEISKTKIKRTKYVEPSTML; encoded by the coding sequence ATGAAAGTAGAACAAATTTATACAGGATGTTTAGCACACGCAGCTTACTATATTGAAAGTAATGGTGAAGCCGCAATTTTTGACCCATTACGTGAAGTACAACCATATATAGATCGAGCAAATAAAGATAATGCTAAGATTAAATATGTTTTTGAAACACATTTTCATGCTGATTTTGTTAGTGGACATTTAGATCTAAAGAAAAAAACAGGAGCTTCAATTGTGTTCGGACCTACTGCAAAACCATCTTATGATGCTATAGTTGCTGAAGATAATCAGATATTTAATGTTGGAGATTATAAAGTGAAGATTATTCACACTCCAGGACATACGATGGAAAGTACAACCTATTTATTGATTGATGAAGATGGAAAAGAACATGGACTTATTACAGGTGATACATTATTTATTGGTGATGTAGGTCGTCCTGATCTTGCACAACATGTTATTTCTGAACTAACTGAAGAAAAATTAGCGGGACATTTATTTGATTCATTGCGAAATAGGATTATGCCTTTAAATGATAATTTAATTGTGTATCCCAATCATGGAGCAGGATCAGCTTGTGGTAAGAAAATGAGTGATGAAACAACAGATACTTTAGGGCATCAGAAAAAAGTAAATTATGCTTTAAGAGCAGATATGACCAAAGATGAGTTTATAAAAGAATTACTTACAGGGTTAACTACACCACCAGGATATTTTCCTCAAAATGTGTTAATGAATATTAAAGGTTACGATAGCCTTGATAAAGTTATGACTCGTGGGCATAAACCATTATCTGCGGAGGCTTTTGAGTTAGTTGCAGATGAAAAACGACCTTTGGTTTTGGATACTCGTGATGCAGATGATTTTGCAAAAGGATTTATACCAAATAGTATTAATATTGCTTTAGATGGAAATTTTGCACAATGGGTAGGTGAAATGATTCCAGATGTAAAACAAGAAATATTATTAGTCACATATCCAAATAAAGAAGAAGAAGCAATTACAAGATTGTCAAGAGTAGGTTATGATTTTACGATTGGATATTTAGAAGGTGGATTTGAAACTTGGAAAAAAGCCAAAAAAGATATCGATGTTATTAAGAGGATAACAGCAAAAGAATTTGAAGAATTAATGTCTGAAAATTCCTTGGTGTTTGATGTAAGAAAAGTTAGTGAGTTCGAATCACAGCATATCATCAATGCAATTAATGTTCCATTGAATGAAATAAATAATCATTTACAAGAATTCCCAAAAGACAAACCATTTGTTTTACATTGTGCTGGAGGTTATAGAAGTATGATAGCAGCATCTATTTTGAAACAAAGAGGTTGGAATAATTTGGTAGATGTAGCTGGTGGTTTTGATGAAATATCTAAAACAAAAATTAAGAGAACTAAATATGTTGAGCCATCAACAATGTTGTAA